In Paenibacillus sp. FSL M7-0420, a single genomic region encodes these proteins:
- a CDS encoding VanW family protein, whose product MKKIHAALIAGFGLMLAGSLAAGGLHLYGTQPTLPANTVIAGWEVGGMNIADVTAGMDSRLQALEATPLMLKAKNNAGLQVTLKQAGVTYEAGDFLQALKTLTDGTLMERVQARRSWSGSWNMEIQLQTAQLRSLLNPEWEKASFGVPVDAVRRITGDDRVVYTPGTSSYEVDWQALELAMQAAVPTRLAADGKLQDQQIQLEVPLAVKQPKITLQALKDQGIDRKIVQFSTSLGASGPGRSFNVEAAAKAVNGTVLPPNAVFDYGKAIQKAQTEYGFREAPVIVNGKLQPGTGGGICQVSSTLYNAALRSGLEIVERRNHSLPVSYLPKGQDATFAEGYINFRFRNNTGKYLIIKSEVQGRTLTIKLFGTFPKNVTYSIESRTVEVLPPTDKYVSDASLPKGGTRVLLAGKTGYVVETYITRHVDGTAVERNLLSRDTYYAQKRVIAINRGGMSKSDQPESPRRQLVEDGVKGR is encoded by the coding sequence ATGAAAAAAATACACGCCGCTCTCATCGCGGGTTTCGGTCTGATGCTGGCCGGTTCGCTGGCTGCCGGAGGACTTCATCTATACGGCACCCAGCCTACCTTGCCCGCAAACACCGTTATCGCTGGCTGGGAGGTTGGCGGAATGAACATCGCTGACGTAACGGCCGGAATGGATTCAAGACTTCAGGCGCTGGAAGCTACTCCACTCATGCTGAAGGCAAAAAATAATGCCGGACTACAGGTCACCCTTAAGCAGGCAGGTGTTACCTATGAAGCCGGGGACTTCCTACAGGCGCTGAAGACGCTGACGGACGGCACGCTGATGGAGCGGGTACAAGCCCGGCGCAGCTGGTCCGGCAGCTGGAATATGGAGATTCAGCTGCAGACTGCGCAGCTCAGAAGTCTGTTGAATCCCGAATGGGAAAAAGCCTCCTTCGGCGTTCCGGTCGATGCGGTCCGGCGGATTACCGGAGATGACCGGGTCGTATATACGCCGGGCACCTCCTCCTACGAGGTGGACTGGCAGGCGCTGGAGCTTGCGATGCAGGCGGCAGTGCCCACCCGGTTGGCTGCTGACGGCAAGCTTCAAGATCAGCAGATTCAGCTGGAGGTTCCCCTTGCCGTCAAGCAGCCGAAGATCACGCTGCAAGCGCTCAAGGATCAGGGCATCGATCGCAAAATTGTCCAGTTCAGCACCTCCCTCGGGGCCAGCGGCCCCGGGCGCAGCTTCAATGTAGAGGCCGCCGCCAAAGCTGTAAACGGTACGGTACTGCCGCCGAATGCGGTTTTTGATTACGGAAAAGCAATCCAGAAGGCCCAGACCGAATACGGCTTCCGCGAAGCCCCGGTCATCGTGAACGGCAAGCTCCAGCCCGGAACGGGCGGGGGGATCTGCCAGGTCTCCAGCACCCTGTATAATGCCGCGCTGCGCTCCGGGCTTGAGATTGTAGAGCGGCGCAACCACTCGCTTCCGGTCAGCTATCTGCCCAAGGGGCAGGACGCCACTTTTGCCGAGGGGTATATTAATTTCCGCTTCCGCAACAACACCGGCAAATATCTGATCATCAAGTCCGAAGTCCAGGGGCGCACGCTAACCATCAAGCTGTTCGGCACGTTCCCGAAGAACGTCACCTATTCCATTGAATCCAGAACCGTCGAGGTGCTGCCCCCCACAGATAAATATGTGAGCGATGCCTCGCTCCCCAAGGGCGGAACCCGGGTACTGCTTGCCGGCAAAACCGGCTATGTAGTTGAAACTTACATTACCCGCCATGTGGATGGTACAGCGGTAGAGAGAAATCTGCTCTCCCGCGATACCTATTACGCCCAGAAACGTGTCATCGCCATCAACCGCGGCGGGATGAGCAAATCCGATCAGCCCGAATCCCCGCGCAGACAGCTGGTCGAGGACGGTGTGAAGGGGCGGTAA
- a CDS encoding DL-endopeptidase inhibitor IseA family protein → MNKKWMIGSLALSLGLVSAGGGALAASPVASIEGVRTVAASAPGKEGPATINNLTERSVVPLVVHAKKLYTYASRGGNVFSPERFTYKAQEYRYLSSDLGTKQQLMSYIKKGFTHNAAAFYAQTQFLEHEGRMAQVNSDLGNSLDFTRATARMVSKTAQAAVFELTVPAEGANGSSEVVTVKLKKVNGYWRIDMSPDTLF, encoded by the coding sequence ATGAACAAAAAATGGATGATCGGTTCACTGGCATTATCACTGGGTCTTGTCTCTGCAGGGGGCGGAGCGCTTGCGGCTTCACCGGTGGCAAGCATTGAGGGCGTAAGAACGGTTGCGGCGTCTGCGCCGGGCAAGGAAGGGCCGGCGACCATTAACAATCTCACGGAACGGAGCGTTGTTCCGCTGGTGGTTCATGCCAAGAAGCTATACACGTATGCCAGCCGGGGAGGCAATGTATTCAGCCCGGAGCGGTTCACTTATAAAGCACAGGAGTACCGCTATCTGTCGAGCGATCTGGGCACGAAGCAGCAGCTAATGAGCTACATCAAGAAGGGGTTCACGCATAATGCGGCTGCTTTCTATGCACAGACACAGTTCCTGGAGCATGAGGGCAGAATGGCACAGGTCAATTCCGATCTGGGCAACTCGCTTGATTTCACCAGAGCGACTGCACGGATGGTCTCCAAGACTGCACAGGCGGCAGTGTTCGAATTGACTGTACCTGCTGAAGGGGCGAACGGGTCTTCCGAAGTAGTAACAGTGAAGCTGAAGAAGGTTAACGGTTACTGGAGAATTGATATGTCGCCGGATACCCTTTTCTAA
- the pilO gene encoding type 4a pilus biogenesis protein PilO, which translates to MEQINKYRSAIVLALLVLFLILFGFYMFAIRPVNNDIVMQDSEFSLLEQEKGILTNKINALKSEEQGTESSEDTLLAGIPQGDDSEALILALQRIGTSSHARLKDIGFSLTESNEISPWTGISPEAVGSLREIKMAAIVQGSYSEINEWLKQLHDLPRILAVDSFSFQKPYEFPTRMKPGSILTANVSFTAYFEATVPKSSD; encoded by the coding sequence GTGGAACAAATTAATAAATACCGTTCAGCTATTGTGCTGGCATTGTTAGTTCTGTTCCTGATTTTGTTTGGCTTCTATATGTTCGCCATACGCCCGGTAAATAACGATATAGTTATGCAAGATAGTGAGTTCTCCTTGCTGGAGCAGGAGAAGGGGATTCTTACAAATAAGATTAACGCGCTTAAGAGTGAAGAGCAGGGAACAGAATCAAGTGAGGATACTCTACTGGCAGGAATTCCTCAAGGAGATGACAGCGAAGCGCTAATCCTGGCCTTACAACGGATTGGAACCAGCTCACATGCCAGACTGAAGGATATCGGATTCTCGCTGACAGAATCTAATGAAATTAGCCCTTGGACCGGGATCAGCCCTGAGGCAGTGGGCAGCTTGAGAGAAATCAAAATGGCTGCTATTGTACAAGGGAGTTACTCAGAGATTAACGAATGGTTGAAGCAGTTACATGACCTGCCGCGTATCCTTGCTGTAGACTCCTTCTCCTTCCAGAAGCCTTATGAATTCCCTACCCGAATGAAACCGGGCAGTATCCTAACAGCAAATGTGTCCTTTACCGCATACTTTGAAGCAACGGTGCCTAAGTCTAGTGATTAG
- the pilM gene encoding pilus assembly protein PilM, translating into MIGLRHKAAGISIEQTGIRYISFKANKQIHKKRFIPLLPGMIVENQIADREALLDRLKQWVKQKGMRGSAVDVSIPPSQMIVRKMMIPSTGEKQIEQLVKLEVETGLHLPFENPVYDYVITEQDENQSQLIIFAAPRKVVQDYVDVLEDAGLRVRTVEVTATALARSIVAGYGHEFSETMLIHLEQSLLDIYMFRSGHPVFMRTIDLVDLSQEKHVNLQENIPFLAEAEVAATSHEHLSTEQVVEITAEISRMLSFYQYSLHDGSTRISEILITGSPEMRVQLQEELQAALPEMAIAPIAVDQFSQGAKPDNTLNDYRTAAGAALRDSKVRSINLLPREDRETIVFPYIAISLAAIWILGVVGSGVLYASVQGQYAERGEQILAYQEQNGMLQTELAGLNGRNSSGGGLDRSVIIEAMSASRADAAAVMNELEASLPYGGVIRDIKYSYHSEIILSVNFTAMEHSTVYLTALREMSFSKGASIQKLTEGTENSGNSVAKYTAVFRVNMVPVVEQSAQAQSPSEGGEDSSGTN; encoded by the coding sequence ATGATTGGATTAAGGCACAAAGCAGCAGGGATCTCCATTGAGCAGACTGGAATCCGCTATATAAGTTTCAAAGCTAACAAGCAGATTCATAAAAAGCGGTTCATCCCTCTGCTCCCAGGAATGATTGTAGAGAATCAGATCGCGGATAGGGAGGCTCTGCTGGACCGGTTGAAGCAATGGGTCAAACAAAAGGGTATGCGTGGCAGCGCAGTTGATGTTTCGATCCCTCCATCGCAAATGATTGTCCGCAAGATGATGATTCCGAGTACGGGCGAGAAGCAGATAGAACAGCTTGTGAAGCTGGAGGTTGAAACCGGGCTTCATCTTCCGTTCGAGAACCCGGTGTATGATTATGTAATTACCGAACAGGATGAGAACCAGAGCCAGTTGATCATTTTTGCCGCACCGCGTAAGGTAGTTCAGGATTATGTGGATGTTCTGGAGGATGCCGGATTGCGGGTGAGGACGGTAGAAGTAACGGCCACTGCGCTTGCCCGAAGTATTGTAGCGGGGTATGGGCATGAGTTCAGTGAGACGATGTTGATTCACCTGGAGCAATCTTTGCTGGATATCTATATGTTCCGCAGTGGTCATCCTGTATTCATGAGAACCATAGATCTGGTCGATCTGTCGCAAGAGAAGCATGTGAATCTACAAGAGAACATACCATTTCTTGCTGAAGCAGAGGTTGCGGCTACGTCACATGAACACCTCTCTACGGAACAGGTTGTCGAAATTACAGCGGAAATTTCCCGGATGCTCAGCTTCTATCAATACAGTCTGCATGACGGCTCGACGCGAATCTCAGAGATCCTGATTACCGGCTCTCCAGAGATGCGTGTACAGTTACAGGAGGAGCTTCAAGCCGCGCTTCCAGAGATGGCTATTGCCCCTATTGCCGTTGACCAATTCTCACAAGGCGCGAAGCCGGACAACACTCTTAATGATTACAGGACCGCTGCCGGAGCTGCTTTGCGTGACAGCAAGGTCCGGAGCATTAATCTGCTGCCCCGCGAAGACCGTGAGACGATTGTATTTCCTTATATCGCTATCTCTTTAGCCGCAATATGGATTCTGGGTGTGGTCGGTTCGGGCGTATTGTATGCCTCTGTTCAAGGACAATATGCAGAGCGGGGCGAACAAATATTGGCTTATCAGGAACAGAACGGCATGCTCCAGACAGAGTTAGCCGGACTTAACGGCCGTAACTCATCAGGCGGGGGGCTGGATCGTTCGGTTATCATTGAAGCCATGTCTGCCAGCCGTGCAGATGCTGCTGCTGTTATGAATGAATTAGAGGCAAGTCTTCCTTATGGCGGAGTCATCAGAGATATTAAATATTCGTACCATAGCGAGATTATCCTGTCGGTGAATTTCACGGCAATGGAGCATAGTACAGTCTACTTAACTGCATTACGTGAGATGTCTTTTTCCAAGGGGGCTTCCATTCAGAAGCTGACAGAAGGCACTGAGAATTCCGGCAACTCTGTTGCAAAATATACCGCAGTCTTCAGGGTGAATATGGTACCCGTAGTGGAACAAAGTGCTCAGGCCCAGAGTCCGTCAGAAGGAGGGGAGGACAGCAGTGGAACAAATTAA
- a CDS encoding prepilin peptidase, with product MTSIVASYITLIGLILGSFYNVVALRIPAGESLLRPPSHCPSCNTQLRSRDLIPVLSYVLNRGSCRYCGSRISPLYMLGEATTGLLFLGIYLQFGLTGKGIIGYLLVSLAVIVTVSDLKFMLIPDKVLLFFLPILATVVLLFPEGTLVSHLLGAVAGSGILLLLVLFGGMGMGDAKLMALLGMVLGFPNTILAFLLACVLGTVVGGTLLFTGRIQRKQHIPFGPWLAAGALLAFAYGSHLISGYLALIR from the coding sequence ATGACGAGTATTGTAGCCAGTTATATCACGCTGATCGGCCTGATTCTGGGCTCTTTTTATAATGTAGTAGCCTTACGTATACCGGCAGGTGAATCTCTTCTGCGCCCGCCCTCTCACTGTCCAAGCTGCAACACACAGCTAAGATCAAGGGATCTGATACCTGTATTAAGTTATGTGCTGAACAGAGGGAGCTGCCGCTACTGCGGGAGCAGGATCTCACCGTTATATATGCTTGGTGAGGCGACGACAGGCTTGCTGTTTCTAGGGATTTACCTTCAATTCGGTCTGACGGGCAAGGGGATTATTGGATACTTATTGGTAAGTCTAGCTGTTATTGTTACAGTGTCTGATCTTAAGTTTATGTTAATTCCCGACAAGGTATTGCTGTTTTTTCTCCCGATACTAGCTACAGTAGTGCTGCTCTTTCCCGAGGGTACGCTAGTCTCTCATCTGCTGGGAGCAGTCGCAGGCAGTGGTATTCTGTTGTTGTTAGTCTTGTTCGGCGGTATGGGGATGGGGGATGCGAAGCTGATGGCATTGCTTGGTATGGTGCTGGGGTTCCCTAATACGATCCTGGCCTTTCTGCTTGCCTGTGTGTTAGGAACTGTGGTTGGAGGCACTTTGCTATTTACAGGCAGAATCCAGCGTAAACAGCATATTCCCTTTGGTCCGTGGCTGGCAGCAGGGGCGCTGCTTGCCTTCGCATACGGCTCACATCTTATCAGCGGTTATCTTGCGCTCATTCGTTAG
- a CDS encoding type II secretion system protein, translated as MFVQALRKRLGKAVKEEKGFTLIELLAVIVIMGIIAVIAIPMISGLINNTGDKADLATARQVYEASRMYITTELDGKIGTATIQVIGTAPTESAAGTGLQGLSFLETPLVLPSTKKNIVSGSIIYYSEGKLADNSSGYAVLLRDDSTTPVEKKFTAQQILESKLK; from the coding sequence ATGTTCGTACAGGCACTGAGAAAGAGGTTAGGTAAGGCGGTAAAAGAGGAAAAAGGGTTCACGCTGATTGAGTTGCTGGCGGTTATTGTGATTATGGGGATTATAGCAGTTATAGCTATTCCAATGATTAGCGGACTAATTAATAATACAGGAGATAAGGCAGATTTGGCGACTGCCCGTCAAGTCTATGAGGCCTCGCGTATGTATATTACGACTGAGTTGGATGGAAAGATTGGTACTGCTACAATTCAAGTTATAGGTACCGCTCCAACCGAATCTGCCGCAGGTACAGGACTCCAAGGATTGAGTTTTTTAGAAACTCCATTAGTATTGCCTAGTACTAAGAAGAATATTGTAAGTGGTTCGATAATTTACTATTCAGAAGGAAAATTGGCTGATAATTCTTCTGGATATGCAGTTTTGTTAAGAGATGATTCTACTACTCCAGTGGAGAAAAAATTTACTGCGCAGCAAATCCTAGAGTCAAAATTAAAATAA
- a CDS encoding type II secretion system F family protein → MPQFEYQVKTHAGKQLKGKLTATDKSIAMEELRKRGLTVFSLVERKTTILSMEIYIGNPVKTIHFIIYCRQFATLMRAGVSIVDATRILAEQTESKPLRKALLDVNSSLLRGTAFSQAIQDHKKIFPPLFVSMIRAGEETGDLEGTLERLAVYFEKQHTTTEKIKSALTYPITVGIMAIAAVVYLLWAIVPQFVSMFESMNAELPAITKMVLALSTSIQGQWYIWLLAIVLLITVYQLVKRTERGAYALDYAKLKIPVFGKLNQKGSIAQFTRTFSSLYASSVPILQSLSIVEDVAGNKVIGRYIHSASDSLRQGKPLSEPLKKAWVFPPLVTQMIAIGEETGALDQMLAKVADFYEMDVENTVDRLKSLLEPLLIAFLAGVVGIIVASIMLPMFSIYSNI, encoded by the coding sequence ATGCCGCAGTTTGAATATCAGGTGAAGACCCATGCGGGCAAGCAGCTGAAGGGGAAGCTCACGGCAACGGATAAGTCCATAGCGATGGAGGAGCTTCGTAAGCGCGGACTGACTGTATTCTCGCTCGTAGAACGCAAAACCACCATCCTGTCTATGGAAATATACATAGGAAATCCGGTCAAGACCATCCATTTCATTATCTATTGCCGCCAGTTCGCCACGCTGATGCGTGCCGGTGTTTCTATTGTGGATGCTACACGAATATTAGCAGAACAGACAGAGAGCAAGCCTCTGCGTAAAGCTTTGTTGGATGTAAACTCCAGCCTGTTAAGAGGAACTGCATTCTCACAGGCGATTCAGGATCACAAGAAGATCTTTCCGCCGCTCTTTGTCAGCATGATTCGTGCAGGAGAGGAGACCGGTGATCTGGAAGGGACGCTTGAGCGGTTGGCTGTCTATTTCGAGAAGCAGCATACAACCACTGAGAAGATCAAATCAGCACTTACCTATCCTATTACCGTTGGAATTATGGCTATCGCGGCAGTGGTATACCTTCTATGGGCGATTGTGCCTCAGTTCGTCAGCATGTTTGAGTCAATGAATGCCGAGCTGCCTGCGATTACCAAGATGGTATTGGCACTTAGTACAAGCATTCAAGGCCAGTGGTATATTTGGTTGCTGGCAATAGTACTGCTCATTACTGTCTATCAGTTAGTTAAACGCACTGAACGCGGAGCTTATGCGCTTGATTATGCCAAGCTCAAAATTCCGGTATTCGGCAAGCTGAATCAAAAAGGCTCCATTGCGCAATTCACACGAACCTTCTCTTCTCTATATGCCAGTTCGGTGCCGATTCTTCAATCGTTATCGATTGTGGAGGATGTAGCCGGAAACAAGGTGATAGGCAGATATATCCATAGTGCTAGTGACTCACTCCGGCAAGGCAAGCCGCTGTCTGAGCCTTTGAAGAAAGCCTGGGTTTTTCCTCCGCTGGTTACACAAATGATTGCCATTGGTGAAGAGACAGGGGCCCTGGATCAGATGCTCGCCAAGGTGGCTGATTTCTACGAGATGGATGTAGAGAATACAGTGGACCGTCTGAAATCGCTGCTGGAGCCGCTGCTTATTGCTTTTTTGGCAGGAGTGGTTGGAATTATCGTAGCCTCTATTATGCTGCCGATGTTCAGTATCTACAGCAATATTTAA
- a CDS encoding type IV pilus twitching motility protein PilT yields the protein MPLFKHDIVQLLHMAYTSKASDLHISVGSPPVIRIDGALHSLDGENVAPEESLSMAETLLGSDKSAIFHSVGEMDFSYPLDNGVRYRVNVYKQRGEVSIAARAIPLEIPTLEQLSLPAVLSSLAMKPQGLILVTGPTGSGKSSTLAAMLNYINRTERKHIVTLEDPIEFIHSHGTCLIDQREVGSDTGSFASGLRAALRQDPDVILVGEMRDLETMSAAVTAAETGHLVMATLHTTDAPQTVDRIIDTFPGHQQGQIRSQLASVLLAVLSQRLFPRAGGRGRLSTTELLINTPAVANLIRTDKTHQLKNVMQTGRSLGMHTLEMNIREQLQYGLIHPEAAKAYLTEVGS from the coding sequence ATGCCATTATTCAAACATGATATTGTTCAACTTCTGCATATGGCCTATACCTCTAAAGCCTCAGATTTGCATATATCTGTAGGTTCTCCGCCAGTAATCCGGATAGACGGAGCGCTCCATTCGCTGGATGGGGAGAACGTTGCGCCTGAAGAATCTCTTAGTATGGCGGAAACCTTACTTGGGAGTGACAAAAGTGCAATCTTCCATAGCGTTGGGGAAATGGATTTCTCGTATCCTTTGGACAATGGGGTGCGGTATCGGGTTAACGTGTATAAGCAAAGAGGGGAAGTCAGCATAGCGGCGCGGGCAATTCCATTAGAGATTCCGACGCTTGAACAATTATCATTGCCAGCTGTACTTTCCAGTCTTGCTATGAAGCCTCAGGGGCTAATATTAGTAACGGGGCCAACTGGCAGCGGGAAGTCCTCCACACTTGCCGCCATGCTGAATTATATCAATAGGACAGAGCGTAAGCATATCGTGACGCTTGAGGACCCTATAGAATTTATACATTCTCACGGCACATGCCTAATTGATCAGCGTGAGGTGGGAAGTGATACCGGGAGCTTCGCCAGCGGATTACGGGCTGCGCTGCGTCAGGACCCGGATGTAATTCTGGTGGGTGAGATGCGTGATCTGGAGACGATGTCCGCAGCAGTTACGGCTGCGGAGACCGGCCATCTGGTGATGGCTACGCTGCATACTACGGATGCCCCGCAGACGGTTGACCGGATTATCGATACTTTTCCAGGCCACCAGCAAGGTCAGATTCGTTCCCAGTTAGCTTCAGTGCTGCTGGCGGTTCTCTCACAGCGTCTTTTCCCGAGGGCGGGTGGACGGGGGAGGCTGAGCACAACGGAGCTGCTGATTAATACGCCAGCTGTAGCGAATCTGATCCGTACTGATAAGACCCACCAGCTCAAAAATGTAATGCAGACCGGGCGCTCACTCGGGATGCATACACTTGAGATGAATATTCGTGAACAATTGCAGTATGGACTTATTCATCCGGAAGCTGCCAAGGCCTATCTCACGGAGGTGGGCAGCTGA
- a CDS encoding GspE/PulE family protein, with translation MAIMKKRLGDLLVENGIISQEQLEEALIEQRKTKRKLGDLLITQGYITEQQLIEVLEFQLGIPHVSLFKYQIDPAITQIIPESMAKRYQVLPFMKEGSKLMVAMADPLDYFAIEDLRMSTGFRIEPAISSRDELTRAIARHYGMRDSMSQMMVELPTQEEIEETEITDEDSPIVRLVNQMIQQAVSLRASDIHVDPGENNLSIRYRIDGTLRTERIIPKQMQGFITARLKIMARLNIAERRLPQDGRIKMQFDYKMVDIRVSSLPTMHGEKIVLRLLDLSTGVKSVDTLGFSDLNADAFRDMISKPYGILLITGPTGSGKSTTLYSALSQLNTENANIITIEDPVEYQLEGVNQVHVNPAIGLTFAAGLRSILRQDPNIVMVGEIRDTETAEIAVRASLTGHLVLSTLHTNDAISTISRLRDMGVEPYLIASSLLGVVAQRLVRKICPDCKEEHKPTEQESIMLRRYGLPSEVIYRGRGCGNCNNTGYRGRIAIHEVLTINDHLRQLITDSASIEELRAAGREQGMIQLVEDGFVKVSKGITTLQEVMRETVSH, from the coding sequence ATGGCTATCATGAAGAAGAGGCTGGGGGATTTACTAGTAGAAAATGGGATTATCTCTCAAGAACAGCTTGAAGAAGCGCTGATAGAGCAACGAAAAACCAAACGGAAGTTAGGGGATCTGCTAATAACCCAAGGCTATATTACTGAGCAACAGCTCATAGAGGTACTTGAGTTCCAGTTAGGTATCCCCCACGTAAGTCTGTTCAAATATCAGATTGACCCGGCAATCACACAGATCATCCCCGAGAGTATGGCCAAACGCTACCAAGTGCTCCCATTCATGAAGGAAGGCAGCAAGCTGATGGTGGCAATGGCAGATCCCTTGGACTACTTCGCTATTGAAGATTTGCGCATGAGTACAGGATTCCGGATTGAGCCGGCAATCTCCAGCCGGGACGAGTTGACTAGAGCGATAGCCCGTCACTATGGCATGCGGGACTCTATGAGCCAGATGATGGTCGAGCTTCCAACACAGGAAGAGATAGAGGAAACAGAGATTACGGATGAGGATTCACCGATTGTGCGGCTGGTCAACCAGATGATTCAGCAGGCAGTGTCATTGCGGGCTTCAGATATCCATGTAGACCCCGGTGAGAATAATCTCTCCATCCGTTACCGGATTGACGGGACTTTACGGACAGAGCGGATCATTCCCAAGCAAATGCAGGGCTTCATCACCGCCAGACTGAAGATTATGGCCCGATTGAATATAGCAGAACGGCGCTTGCCCCAGGATGGCCGGATTAAAATGCAATTTGACTACAAGATGGTAGATATACGTGTATCTTCGCTGCCGACCATGCATGGTGAGAAGATTGTACTGCGTCTCCTGGACCTAAGTACAGGAGTTAAGTCTGTAGATACATTGGGCTTCAGTGACCTTAACGCAGATGCCTTCAGAGATATGATCAGCAAGCCTTACGGTATACTCCTGATTACCGGTCCAACCGGCAGCGGGAAATCAACCACCTTGTATTCCGCCCTGAGCCAATTAAATACTGAGAATGCAAATATTATTACGATTGAAGATCCGGTGGAATATCAACTGGAAGGCGTGAATCAGGTGCATGTGAATCCGGCGATCGGCTTAACCTTCGCCGCAGGCTTACGCTCCATTCTTCGTCAGGACCCCAATATTGTAATGGTAGGAGAAATTCGGGACACTGAAACTGCAGAGATTGCTGTACGTGCTTCACTTACAGGACATCTGGTGTTGTCCACATTACATACCAATGATGCCATTAGCACAATTTCCAGATTGCGTGACATGGGCGTTGAGCCCTACTTGATTGCTTCCTCGCTGCTGGGGGTAGTCGCTCAGCGGCTGGTACGCAAAATCTGCCCGGATTGCAAAGAGGAGCATAAACCGACAGAGCAGGAGTCGATAATGCTTAGGCGCTATGGCCTGCCTTCCGAGGTCATTTATCGGGGCAGAGGTTGCGGTAACTGCAACAATACAGGATACCGCGGACGGATTGCCATTCATGAGGTGCTGACCATCAATGATCATCTGCGGCAGCTTATTACAGATTCTGCATCCATAGAGGAGCTGCGGGCAGCAGGTAGAGAGCAGGGCATGATCCAGTTAGTAGAGGATGGATTCGTCAAAGTATCCAAAGGAATTACAACCTTACAGGAAGTTATGCGTGAGACTGTATCGCATTAG